The Pseudonocardia broussonetiae DNA segment CCGGCGGGTCCGTCGTCGCCGAAGCGGCGGTTCACCTCCTCCAGGAGGGCGGCGATGCGCTCGGCGAGCACCGACACCTGCTGCTTCTCGAGGAGCACGCTGATCGTGCGCGAGTCCTCGATGGCCTGCAGGTAGAAGGAGCGGTCGCCGGGCTCGCCGACGGTCCCGGCGACGAAGCGCTCGGGCTGGCGGAAGACGTGGATGACGCGTGACATGGCCCCTCCAGAGTAGCCCCGCGCGTCACGGTCGGCACGCCGCGCGTCAGGTGGTCCCGCCCACCACGGCGTCGGAGCTGCGGGCGGCGGTGCGGCGGCGGCGCTTGGGGGCCGGCGGGACCAGCCCGGCGACGTCGCCACCGAGGTCGTTGACGCGCGCCACGAACGGCCGCGTCTCCGTGTAGTGCACGACGCTGATCGAGCAGGTGTCGACCATGATGCGCTGGAAGTTGTCGAGGTGCGTGGCCAGCGCGTCGGCCAGGACCGACTTGATGACGTCCCCGTGGCTGCACGCGAGCCAGACCGCCTGCGGCCCGTGCTCGGCCGCGATCCGCGCCCCGTGCCGGCGCACCGCGGCCACCGCCCGCGCCTGCATCGCCGCGAGGCCCTCGCCGTCGGGGAACACCGCGGCCGACGGGTGGCCCTGCACGACCTTCCAGAGCGGTTCCTTGCCGAGCTTCTTCAGCTCCGCGCCGGTCCAGGTGCCGTAGTCGACCTCGGCCAGGTCGGGCTCGGTGAGCGGGGTGAGCCCCCGGGCGGCCGCGAGCGGCGCCACGGTCTGCTCGCAGCGCAGCATGGGCGAGCAGACGATCTCGGCGATCGGCACGCCGTCGAGCCGGCCGACGACCTTCTCCGCCTGCCCGCGCCCGGTCTCGTCGAGCTCGACACCGGGGGTGCGGCCGGCCAGCACGCCGGCGGTGTTCGCCGAGGAGCGTCCGTGGCGCAGCAGGATCAGGGTGGTCACGGCTCGACCCTACGTGG contains these protein-coding regions:
- a CDS encoding histidine phosphatase family protein, with product MTTLILLRHGRSSANTAGVLAGRTPGVELDETGRGQAEKVVGRLDGVPIAEIVCSPMLRCEQTVAPLAAARGLTPLTEPDLAEVDYGTWTGAELKKLGKEPLWKVVQGHPSAAVFPDGEGLAAMQARAVAAVRRHGARIAAEHGPQAVWLACSHGDVIKSVLADALATHLDNFQRIMVDTCSISVVHYTETRPFVARVNDLGGDVAGLVPPAPKRRRRTAARSSDAVVGGTT